The following coding sequences lie in one Rutidosis leptorrhynchoides isolate AG116_Rl617_1_P2 chromosome 4, CSIRO_AGI_Rlap_v1, whole genome shotgun sequence genomic window:
- the LOC139845239 gene encoding NAC domain-containing protein 104: protein MSDYNNNNNVNNLPPGFRFCPTDEELVVHFLQRKASLLPYHPDIIPDLDLYPYDPWDLDGKAMEEGKKWYYYSRRTQNRITTNGYWKPWGCDEQIISSRSSKRVIGVKKYYVFHIGEDNDEQISVKTNWIMQEFRFSDGASSSNCSSSSSSNGGRSKRRSHSKSDFSKWVICRVFEHDCDNDDDDDGPELSCLDEVFLSLDDFDDISFPN, encoded by the exons ATGAgtgactacaacaacaacaacaatgtgaATAATCTCCCACCTGGTTTTCGATTCTGTCCCACAGACGAAGAACTCGTCGTCCACTTCCTCCAACGAAAAGCCTCACTTTTACCTTACCACCCTGATATCATCCCTGATCTTGATCTTTACCCTTATGATCCTTGGGACTTAGATG GTAAAGCTATGGAAGAAGGCAAAAAGTGGTATTATTACAGTAGGAGGACACAAAACCGAATAACAACGAATGGGTATTGGAAACCATGGGGATGTGATGAACAAATTATAAGTTCAAGAAGTAGTAAAAGAGTTATTGGTGTGAAGAAGTATTATGTGTTTCATATTGGTGAAGATAATGATGAACAAATTAGTGTTAAAACTAACTGGATAATGCAGGAATTTAGGTTCTCTGATGGTGCTAGTTCATCaaattgtagtagtagtagtagcagcAATGGTGGTAGATCAAAAAGAAGAAGCCACTCAAAATCA GATTTTAGCAAGTGGGTAATATGTCGGGTGTTCGAGCATGATTGTGacaatgatgacgatgatgatgggcCGGAGCTGTCATGTTTGGACGAAGTTTTCTTATCGTTAGACGATTTCGATGATATTAGTTTTCCAAATTAA